Below is a window of Nomascus leucogenys isolate Asia unplaced genomic scaffold, Asia_NLE_v1 Super-Scaffold_285, whole genome shotgun sequence DNA.
ccccctccccccctcccctcccctctccccttgaCTCCTCTCCGAGGTAAGTTGTCCGAAAGGGAGCTAGATCTGACCCGCCGGTTGGGAGGGGGGGCGGAAGCTTCGGCCGACAGGAGAGTCCTCAAATACCTCCTTCCTGGGATGATGCCCCCCTCATTGGGTGGGCATCGGAGGCGCCCCAGGTTCTCTCTCCCTTAGGGGCTGCAGCCCAGGGAGTTGCAGAGGAGGTGTCTCTGCCTGCGATGGGCTcggtggcgggggggggggggaggcAGGATCACGGAGGGGGAGATGCGAAGAGGCCGAGACGGAGGACCCCTCCATGGTTGTCCCAAAAAGCCTGCGACCTttccccaccaccaaaaaaaggGAAGCAACCAAACAAATTTGGATTTTTCCCCCATCAATCCCAAAATACAACGAGATCTGAAGAGCCTTGTGGGAGGGAACCTTGAAGGGGGAAGGGGGTCCCTGACCGCAGAGGGGAAGGACTGGGCTCGCTTCTCTCAGTCTCCTCCCCACGCCCCGCTGCTTCAGTCCTCGCCGCCCAGAGCCGGCTCCGGGAGCTGGGGACGCATCGGCTGTAGGAgacgatcctcccgcctctggaATTGGGGGTGCGGGGGTGGGGGCCGAGCAAGGGGCGGCGCGCAGCCAAGTTGCAAATTGGATTAGGGAGCGTGGGGGTGAGAGCCAcgggaggggtgagggagctgggcCGAGGGGCCCGGGCCGCGAGAGCGCGGAGCGGGGCAGCTGTCCTCGCCGGCGGCCGACCAGCCTCTCTCCACCGCCAGGAGAGAACGGGCTTTCAGGGCGAGCGCGCCGCCTCCCCTGGCAAAGATATCTGGTCCCTAAAACCCCCACCCGGTCCCCGCCCTGACCCTGAGAAGAAGCAGGCGCGGGGAGCGGCCCCCTATTCAAGCGAGGGGCGGAGCCGGGGCCCAGCGCCGGGGAGAGGGCCTGGGCCGAGATCCCGGGCCGGCAGCCGGGTAGGGCTGGGCCGGCTCTGGGCGGGGCAGGCGGCGGAGGTGGGCATCAAGGGTAGCCTAGGCAGGAGCCCGCACGAGACTCGGGGGTGGAGGAGGGTTGTGGGGGGGCGTCGTGACCCCAGCGCGCCCCTCACTTTGTGCTGTCTGTTTCCCCTTCCCGCCCGCGGGGCGCCCTCAGGCACCATGCTGACCCGCCTGTTCAGCGAGCCCGGCCTTCTCTCGGACGTGCCCAAGTTCGCCAGCTGGGGCGACGGCGAAGACGACGAGCCGAGGAGCGAAAAGGGCGACGcgccgccaccgccaccgccTGCGCCCGGGCCGGGGGCTCCGGGGCCAGCCCGGGCGGCCAAGCCAGTCCCTCTCCGTGGAGAAGAGGGGCCGGAGGCCACGTTGGCCGAGGTCAAGGAGGAAGGCGAGctggggggagaggaggaggaggaagaggaggaggaagaaggactGGACGAGGCGGAGGGCGAGCGGCCCAAGAAGCGCGGGCCCAAGAAGCGCAAGATGACCAAGGCGCGCTTGGAGCGCTCCAAGCTTCGGCGGCAGAAGGCGAACGCGCGGGAGCGCAACCGCATGCACGACCTGAACGCAGCCCTGGACAACCTGCGCAAGGTGGTGCCCTGCTACTCCAAGACGCAGAAGCTGTCCAAGATCGAGACGCTGCGCCTAGCCAAGAACTACATCTGGGCGCTCTCGGAGATCCTGCGCTCCGGCAAGCGGCCAGACCTAGTGTCCTACGTGCAGACTCTGTGCAAGGGTCTGTCGCAACCCACCACCAATCTGGTGGCCGGCTGTCTGCAGCTCAACTCTCGCAACTTCCTCACGGAGCAAGGCGCCGACGGTACCGGCCGCTTCCACGGCTCGGGCGGCCCGTTCGCCATGCATCCCTACCCGTACCCGTGCTCGCGCCTGGCGGGCGCACAGTGCCAGGCGGCCGGCGGCCTGGGCGGCGGCGCGGCGCACGCCCTGCGGACCCACGGCTACTGCGCCGCCTACGAGACGCTGTATGCGGCGGCAGGCGGTGGCGGCGCGAGCCCGGACTACAACAGCTCCGAGTACGAGGGCCCGCTCAGCCCTCCGCTCTGTCTCAATGGCAACTTCTCACTCAAGCAGGACTCCTCGCCCGACCACGAGAAAAGCTACCACTACTCTATGCACTACTCGGCGCTGCCCGGCTCGCGGCCCACGGGCCACGGGCTAGTCTTCGGCTCGTCGGCTGTGCGTGGGGGCGTCCACTCGGAGAATCTCTTGTCTTACGATATGCACCTTCACCACGACCGGGGCCCCATGTACGAGGAGCTCAATGCGTTTTTTCATAACTGAGACTTCGCGCCggctcccttctttttcttttgcctttgcccgcctccctgtccccagcccctcAGAGCGCAGGGACACCCCCACCTACCGCGGCGCGGGGCGCGGGGAGCGGTCCACCGGTCCTGCCGCTCTCCTGGGGCAGCGCAGTCCTGTTACCTGTGGGTGGCCCGTCCCAGGGGCCTCGCTTCCCCCAGGGGACTCGCCTTCTCTCTCCCCAAGGggttccctcctcctttctcccaaGGAGTGCTTCTCCAGGGACCTCTCTCCGGGCGCTCCCTGGAGACACTCCTCCCCCATTCCCAATATCTTCGCTGAGGtttcctcctccccatcctccctgCAGGCCCAAGGCGTTGGTAAGGGGGCAGCTGAGCAGTGGAACGCGTTTCCCcctctcattattattttaaaaacagtcacCCAGCTGCCGAGGCAAAAAGGAGCCAGGCGCTCCCTCTTTCTTGAAGAGGGTAGAAGTCAGGGCGCCGGAGCCCGGGCGTGGAACGCCCTCACCCCCAACCTCCAGTCTCCGCGTTTTGCGATTTTAATTTTGGCGGGAGGGGAAGTGGattgagaggaaagagagaggccAAGACAATTTGTAACTAGAATCcgtttttcccttttcctttttttaaacaaacaaacatacaaaaaaaaaaaaaaaaaaaagctaagaggCGACGGAAGCCGAACGCAGAGTCCGGATCGGAGAGAAAACGCAGTAAGGACTTTTAGAagcaataaaaggcaaaaaaaacaaaaaacaaaaaaacaaacaaaaaaaaaaccactactACCAATAATCAAAGACACAAATATCTATGCAAGGAGGCTCCACTGAGCCTcgcggcccggcccggccccggGATGCCCCGCCCGGCCCGCGGGCCGCCCCGCCCGAGCGCGGATCTGTGCACTTTGGTGAAGTGGGGGCCCGCgccgccccctccccctccccaggttCTTACAATCAGTGACTCGGAGATTTGGGGCCCCAGTGCCACTGCCCTCCCCCGCCCCGTCCCCGTTGTGCGtcatgctgttttttaaaaacctgattcCAAATTTGTATGGAATGGCAAACTGTTGGGGGGTCGGTTTGGGGAGGGAGGGTTTGCATGAAAGACACACGCACACCACACCGCACGCACAAGCAGGCCAGGCGCCGGCGTCCGGGGGGCAGAAGGAGGTGAGCTCGCCGGCTGCTCCTCCCCGCGGGCACTTCTGTCCCCTCCTGGGGTGAGAGGTGGGGATGGAGACCTGGGggcagccccacccctgcccggACTGTGCCTCGGTGGGTGCCAGGCGCCCGGCGATTTCCGATGTCTGGAGAGAGTATTTTTTGGTCCAAGGAGTCCTCCTGGCTTTAGCTGGTGGGTGGGCGGGGAGAGGTCTGAGGGTTCCTACTGGAGGTTCCCCCAAAAAGGGGCAAAAGGAGACCCTCTGCCCACCGGAGGCAGGGGATCAGGCATCCAAATACACGATGCAAAAATGCAAACCCACAGGcgacacacccacacactcacccacacacatgcaATTTTACCTTCCTCTTGTAGCGAAGATGAAACTCTCGTCGGACACCCGAAGTGCATTGCGTGTTTCTGTTCAGTTTAATGacgattaataaatatttatgtaaatgagATGCAAAGCCGGACCGGTTTCTCACGGTGGCCTCATTTCATTGAGGGGGGAGAGAAGGTttgagctggggctggggtgatGAAGGCAGAGTGTCAAGTGACTGTGCAGAGGCCAAAGAGAGGGACCCTGGACATTCTTGGGTAGGATTCTCTCCCTAATCACCCCCCATACACCCACTGGGCTATACTAGCTACCCCTCCCAGACCTAACCCAGGCTCTCACCTTCCCAGCACTAAAACACTGATATCCTTACACTTCTTCATTCCCGAACATGCACAGGCACCTCCCTTGAAAACAAAATACCTTTTCATCACTGAAAAATGATCAAGTTGGGAACAGCAGGTCATTTTACAACTCTCTGCCCACTGTTGCAAAAAGCAAGTGGGCAGAGACAAAGAGACAACCATTTGAATCAGACAGGggtatttttaaaccaaaaaaaaacattataagGTCATGAAGATGAAATATTAATGAGGGAGGCCcctttttcatcttaaaattgTGTTTCGGTGGACTCAGGGGAATCGGCCATTTTGGTCTCAGGAATGTTGACATTTTTAGGGGTGTCGACAAGGTTGGAGGAACACCCCTAGAGGTCTGTGAGGTGGCTGAGTCTGGGCGCCCACCCAGTAGAGAGGAGCCTAACCATGTACTCCCTGGGACAGGGCAGCAGACGCCCACCCGGTCCAAATCTGGGTTGATTTCTTCCTGCCTGGTACAGTTCTGAACAGAGGGAACCCTAAGGGCTTAGAAGGGAAGAAGGGCACTGGATGAGCATCTCCTGCTCAGACAATTTGGCCTcacaattcttttttctctgaacctgagaggcaggggCAGCTCTTAACTGACTTCCCTGAAAGCCCCTCCTACTCCCCCTGCTCAGCCCTCAGTGCACGCTGTAGCCCTAGAATATTTGAAGAGGGTTCTGAGCCCCAAAGACTCCCATCCTAAAGCCTGAACACATTTAGGAGTCCCCCAAGGAGGCTGTTTCTGATGCTGCTCATTTAAATGATTTCTCCAAACACTGTGGCTCGTTTTAGGGCTGAAATGGGGTTTGTAGTGTTGGGGTTGAAGATTAAGGTCAGGCATGCAAAGGTTTTTAAAGATTGGGTCCAAGAACCCAAAATAATATCTCCCTGACAAGCAGGAAAGGGAAAGATTGTTGAAGAAAGAAGTCCTACATATTGAAGGGTGGATCAAATTATACTCTGAACTTGAGCTCATTGCATCCCCTAAATGGCTGTCCTCAAACCTCTTCTGTCCCCCAGTAGAAAGAATACCCTCCTGCTGGTCAGGACAGCTGTCGGCAGAGGCGCCAAGGCCAGGAGCTGTCCACTGTGGCGTGCTGACCCTTGTCCAGTGTCTTTTCTTCTGGCTGCAGAGGGAGGTCCATGTGCCAGACCCAGGGGAACATGGAGTAGGAGGCCCTTTCCAATGCTGCGCCGGAATTCTCCAGCAGTTTTCAGAACATTTTACCAGCATTCTTTCAAAATTTCACTGCCTTCTCTGGAATTCTCCTGGCATCG
It encodes the following:
- the NEUROD2 gene encoding neurogenic differentiation factor 2; the protein is MLTRLFSEPGLLSDVPKFASWGDGEDDEPRSEKGDAPPPPPPAPGPGAPGPARAAKPVPLRGEEGPEATLAEVKEEGELGGEEEEEEEEEEGLDEAEGERPKKRGPKKRKMTKARLERSKLRRQKANARERNRMHDLNAALDNLRKVVPCYSKTQKLSKIETLRLAKNYIWALSEILRSGKRPDLVSYVQTLCKGLSQPTTNLVAGCLQLNSRNFLTEQGADGTGRFHGSGGPFAMHPYPYPCSRLAGAQCQAAGGLGGGAAHALRTHGYCAAYETLYAAAGGGGASPDYNSSEYEGPLSPPLCLNGNFSLKQDSSPDHEKSYHYSMHYSALPGSRPTGHGLVFGSSAVRGGVHSENLLSYDMHLHHDRGPMYEELNAFFHN